The following are from one region of the Cottoperca gobio chromosome 13, fCotGob3.1, whole genome shotgun sequence genome:
- the smtla gene encoding somatolactin alpha, translating to MNMMTVMQRVVWPLLLWPYVLTVSIPLDCKEEEGSFSRCPSITQEKLLDRVIQHAELIYRVSEESCSLFEDMFIPFPLQLQRNQAGYSCITKALPIPSSRSEIQQISDKWLLHSVLILVQSWIEPLVYLQTSLDLYEVAPDTLLNKTKWVSEKLISLEQGVVVLIKKMLDEGLLTTNNSEHGLFQYEAQPEMLESVMRDYTLLSCFKKDAHKMETFLKLLKCRQTDKYNCA from the exons ATGAACATGATGACAG TTATGCAGCGGGTAGTATGGCCTCTACTGCTCTGGCCCTATGTGCTTACCGTAAGCATCCCGCTAGACTGtaaggaagaggagggaagctTCTCCCGCTGCCCCTCCATCACTCAAGAGAAACTTCTAGACCGAGTCATCCAGCACGCCGAGCTCATCTACCGTGTCTCAGAAGAATCTTGCTCTTTGTTT GAGGATATGTTTATCCCGTTCCCATTGCAGCTCCAGAGGAACCAAGCGGGCTACTCATGCATCACCAAAGCCTTACCCATCCCCAGCTCCAGAAGTGAAATCCAACAGATATCT GACAAATGGTTGCTCCACTCTGTGTTGATACTGGTCCAGTCGTGGATCGAGCCTTTGGTCTACCTGCAGACCTCGCTGGATCTCTACGAGGTCGCTCCTGACACGCTGCTAAACAAGACCAAGTGGGTGTCCGAGAAACTGATCAGTCTAGAGCAAGGGGTGGTGGTCCTCATAAAGAAG ATGTTAGACGAAGGACTGTTGACCACAAACAACAGTGAACACGGTTTATTCCAGTACGAAGCGCAGCCAGAGATGCTGGAATCTGTGATGAGAGACTACACCTTACTCAGCTGCTTCAAGAAAGACGCCCATAAGATGGAAACTTTCCTCAAGCTTCTCAAGTGTCGACAAACTGACAAATACAACTGCGCATAG